The Actinomycetota bacterium genome includes a region encoding these proteins:
- a CDS encoding ABC transporter ATP-binding protein, producing MTNGGTGPAVSAEGLGRQYGTGEAAIDALADVTIAFPRGQFAAVMGPSGSGKSTLLHCLAGLDRPTSGAVTIDGMPLSGLSDRDLTVLRRSSIGFIFQSFNLLPMITARENVALPLRIAGDSGVDERVDAVLADVGLTDRASHRPAELSGGQQQRVAIARALVSEPTVIFADEPTGNLDSVSGQEILDLLRRAVDVRGRTVVMVTHDPRAASVADRMVLLSDGCVVLDRSGMDADQVYDAVRKLDPA from the coding sequence ATGACCAATGGCGGAACGGGCCCGGCGGTGAGCGCCGAGGGGCTCGGGCGCCAGTACGGAACGGGCGAGGCGGCCATCGATGCCCTGGCGGATGTCACCATCGCGTTCCCGCGCGGCCAGTTCGCCGCGGTGATGGGGCCCTCGGGGTCGGGCAAGTCCACCCTGCTGCACTGCCTGGCCGGGCTCGACCGGCCCACGTCGGGCGCGGTAACCATCGACGGCATGCCGCTCTCCGGGCTCTCCGACCGCGACCTCACGGTGCTGCGCCGGTCGTCCATCGGCTTCATCTTCCAATCGTTCAACCTGCTGCCCATGATCACCGCGCGCGAGAACGTGGCGCTGCCCCTGCGCATCGCCGGCGACAGCGGGGTGGACGAGCGCGTGGACGCCGTGCTGGCCGACGTGGGGCTCACCGATCGCGCGAGCCACCGGCCCGCCGAGCTCTCGGGCGGCCAGCAGCAGCGCGTGGCCATCGCCCGCGCGCTGGTGAGCGAGCCCACGGTGATCTTCGCCGACGAGCCCACGGGCAACCTCGACTCCGTCAGCGGCCAGGAGATCCTCGACCTGCTGCGGCGCGCCGTTGACGTGCGCGGCCGAACCGTGGTGATGGTCACGCACGACCCGCGCGCGGCGAGCGTGGCCGACCGGATGGTGCTGCTGTCGGATGGCTGCGTGGTGCTCGACCGGTCCGGCATGGACGCCGACCAGGTGTATGACGCCGTGCGCAAGCTCGACCCGGCGTGA
- a CDS encoding DUF4430 domain-containing protein, which produces MRRRVLAAACAGMACAAALAGAGCERKSEAAAPADGAPAARLVATADHGAEVLLDERVTPGRSVMDALQGVTPVETAYGGGFVASMLGRGSSTAPPTDWFFFVNGFESPVGARAVDLRAGDVVWWDHRMWQGMQSVRAVVGAWPEPFVRGAGAQRPVVAADAPLAGALRRAGARVGTGDQAWRARVGTDAALAQRDSAWRAIGGDPAAARLAGGIRGGQVVLMSPGGGAPAPVEGARAVAVLVPAGATPADGALLAVAGLDARAARAAAGTIAALPDVLSLRYAVAFDAAGQPVRAAARTGP; this is translated from the coding sequence ATGAGGCGCCGCGTCCTGGCGGCGGCGTGCGCGGGCATGGCGTGCGCTGCGGCGCTGGCAGGTGCGGGGTGCGAGAGGAAGTCCGAGGCGGCGGCGCCGGCGGATGGAGCGCCGGCGGCCCGCCTGGTGGCCACCGCTGACCACGGGGCCGAGGTGCTGCTGGACGAGCGCGTGACGCCCGGGCGCAGCGTGATGGACGCCCTGCAGGGCGTGACGCCCGTGGAGACCGCTTACGGGGGCGGCTTCGTGGCGTCGATGCTCGGGCGCGGGTCGTCCACGGCGCCCCCCACCGACTGGTTCTTCTTCGTCAACGGGTTCGAGTCGCCCGTAGGCGCGCGCGCGGTCGACCTGCGGGCCGGTGATGTCGTGTGGTGGGATCACCGTATGTGGCAGGGCATGCAGAGCGTGCGCGCCGTGGTGGGCGCGTGGCCCGAGCCCTTCGTGCGGGGCGCCGGTGCGCAGCGCCCGGTGGTGGCGGCCGACGCGCCGCTGGCCGGGGCGCTGCGACGCGCCGGCGCGCGTGTGGGCACCGGAGACCAGGCGTGGCGGGCCCGCGTGGGCACCGACGCCGCGCTCGCGCAACGCGACTCCGCGTGGCGGGCGATAGGTGGCGATCCCGCCGCCGCCAGGCTGGCGGGCGGCATCCGCGGCGGCCAGGTGGTGCTCATGTCCCCGGGTGGCGGCGCGCCCGCCCCGGTGGAAGGTGCGCGGGCCGTGGCCGTGCTAGTGCCCGCGGGCGCGACGCCGGCCGACGGCGCGCTGCTCGCCGTGGCCGGCCTGGACGCCCGCGCCGCCCGCGCTGCGGCCGGCACCATCGCCGCGCTGCCCGATGTGCTGTCGTTGCGGTACGCCGTGGCATTCGACGCCGCGGGGCAGCCGGTGAGGGCGGCGGCGAGGACGGGTCCATGA
- a CDS encoding nucleoside deaminase, with protein MSTADDEHWMRHALDEAVRAPAHGDVPVGCVIVRDGSVVATARNERELRQDPTAHAEVLAIRDAAIALGGWRLVGCTLYVTLEPCPMCAGAILQARPERVVFGAPDPVSGAAGSVIDVFRDPRLPTRIPVAGGVLAVEAAEALRAFFAERRGT; from the coding sequence ATGAGCACGGCCGATGACGAGCACTGGATGCGGCACGCGCTGGATGAGGCCGTGCGCGCGCCGGCCCACGGGGACGTGCCGGTGGGCTGCGTGATCGTGCGTGATGGCTCGGTGGTGGCCACCGCGCGCAACGAGCGCGAGTTGCGCCAGGACCCCACGGCCCACGCCGAGGTGCTGGCCATCCGCGACGCCGCGATCGCCCTCGGGGGCTGGCGCCTGGTGGGCTGCACCCTGTACGTCACCCTCGAGCCGTGCCCCATGTGCGCAGGAGCGATACTGCAGGCGCGCCCGGAGCGCGTGGTGTTCGGCGCGCCCGATCCGGTATCGGGGGCGGCGGGAAGCGTGATCGACGTGTTCCGCGATCCGCGGCTTCCCACGAGGATTCCCGTGGCGGGCGGCGTACTGGCGGTGGAGGCCGCCGAGGCGCTGCGGGCCTTCTTCGCAGAGCGCCGCGGCACCTGA
- a CDS encoding ABC transporter permease, with protein sequence MTRLIIAGLRQRKLRAALTAIAILLGVAMVTGTLVLTSQITRAFDEIFQAANSGVDVRVSPRVDFESGGLRNVPTLPESMVTQVQGVDGVRKAVPELAALGSPVVNGEYVQSTGAPSFVFSLTPDPFRATQLASGQYPSRDGEVAVNEGLASSQGLSVGSTLGVATRMGVKQVTLTGTVTFANVSSIGGTTIVIATKDDVQRWFGLEGRVNSIAVQAQPGVSPQLLARRISASLQGGVEVRTGQQDAADQAQQTTEAINTFLRPALLAFGVIALFVGAFIIFNTFTITVAQRLRELGLLRTIGASRRQVMASVVGEAFVIGVVAGVVGLFAGYGFAALLVWVFDLLLPGGIPVAAAQLSVGIALTALLVGVLVSVVAALIPAVRASRVPPVAALREGAEIPRGRFSRFAPVVSGLIGVGGIVLIVLGLRSESAATQRLLVMALGALLVFIAMGGLLRYLVPMLARVIGWPLERMPGASGGLARQNATRNPARTAATAAALMIGIGLVAFVAVFAQGLKASVTGAIDTTLRGDLIVSGKSFQAIPQASVAAVKATPGVSDVVAVLTDPARTSVGGRTTVFGLDPEAAARGLAFEWVDGSSDDLRALTPDEAVVEQAFADAVGARVGETVRLRTGGGGTGTYRVAGVFRDRILFEDGVIVSQAGFRRAFTARDPIFVLATVEPGKDPVAVKDAVAKSLTPFPVAEVRTNAEYRDEISSRVDSILYLLYVLLAMSVVISLFGIVNTLVLSITERTREIGMLRAIGLTRSQLRRMVRYESVITSGIGGVIGIILGVVLAWVFSLGLQEEGIVFQIPWLQLVVFLIVAILAGVLAAVLPARRAARLDPLDALHYE encoded by the coding sequence GTGACCCGCCTCATCATCGCCGGCCTGCGCCAGCGCAAGCTGCGCGCGGCGCTCACGGCAATCGCGATCCTGCTGGGGGTGGCGATGGTCACGGGCACGCTGGTGCTCACAAGCCAGATCACTCGGGCCTTCGACGAGATCTTCCAGGCCGCCAACTCGGGCGTGGACGTCCGCGTGTCGCCCCGCGTGGATTTCGAGTCGGGCGGGCTTCGCAACGTGCCCACCCTGCCCGAGTCGATGGTGACCCAGGTGCAGGGCGTGGACGGCGTGAGGAAGGCCGTGCCCGAGCTCGCGGCCCTGGGGTCGCCGGTGGTGAACGGCGAGTACGTGCAGTCCACCGGCGCGCCGTCGTTCGTGTTCTCGCTCACCCCCGACCCGTTCCGGGCGACGCAACTGGCGTCGGGCCAGTACCCGTCGAGGGACGGCGAGGTCGCGGTGAACGAGGGCCTGGCGTCGTCGCAGGGCCTCTCGGTGGGGTCGACGCTCGGCGTGGCCACGCGCATGGGCGTGAAGCAGGTGACGCTCACGGGCACCGTGACCTTCGCGAACGTGTCGTCCATCGGCGGCACCACGATCGTCATCGCCACCAAGGACGACGTGCAGCGGTGGTTCGGCCTCGAGGGCCGTGTCAACTCCATCGCGGTGCAGGCGCAGCCGGGGGTGAGCCCACAGCTGCTCGCCCGGCGCATATCGGCGTCCCTGCAGGGTGGCGTGGAGGTGCGCACCGGCCAGCAGGACGCCGCCGACCAGGCGCAGCAGACCACCGAGGCCATCAACACCTTCCTGCGCCCGGCGCTGCTGGCCTTCGGGGTCATCGCGCTGTTCGTGGGCGCGTTCATCATCTTCAACACCTTCACCATCACCGTGGCCCAGCGACTGCGCGAGCTCGGGCTGCTGCGCACCATCGGCGCCAGCCGCCGGCAGGTGATGGCGTCGGTGGTGGGGGAGGCCTTCGTCATCGGGGTCGTGGCGGGCGTGGTGGGGTTGTTCGCCGGCTACGGCTTCGCCGCGCTGCTGGTGTGGGTGTTCGACCTGCTGCTGCCCGGGGGCATACCCGTGGCGGCGGCCCAGCTGTCGGTGGGCATCGCGCTCACCGCTCTGCTCGTGGGCGTGCTCGTGAGCGTCGTGGCCGCGCTCATCCCCGCCGTGCGCGCGAGCCGCGTGCCGCCGGTGGCCGCCCTGCGCGAGGGCGCCGAGATACCCCGTGGCAGGTTCTCACGCTTCGCTCCCGTGGTGTCCGGGCTCATCGGGGTGGGCGGCATCGTGCTCATCGTGCTCGGGCTGCGGTCGGAGTCGGCCGCCACGCAGCGCCTGCTCGTGATGGCCCTGGGCGCGCTCCTGGTGTTCATCGCCATGGGCGGCCTGCTGCGGTACCTGGTGCCCATGCTCGCGCGGGTCATCGGCTGGCCCCTCGAGCGCATGCCCGGGGCGTCGGGCGGCCTCGCGCGCCAGAACGCCACGCGCAATCCCGCGCGCACGGCCGCCACCGCCGCCGCGCTGATGATCGGCATCGGCCTGGTGGCGTTCGTGGCGGTGTTCGCGCAGGGGCTCAAGGCATCGGTCACCGGCGCCATCGACACCACGCTGCGCGGTGACCTCATCGTCTCGGGCAAGAGCTTTCAGGCCATCCCGCAGGCCAGCGTTGCCGCGGTGAAGGCCACGCCGGGTGTGTCTGACGTGGTAGCGGTGCTCACTGACCCCGCGCGCACCTCGGTGGGCGGCCGCACCACGGTGTTCGGGCTCGACCCCGAGGCCGCCGCGCGCGGCCTGGCCTTTGAGTGGGTGGATGGATCGAGCGACGACCTGCGCGCGCTCACACCCGACGAGGCCGTGGTTGAGCAGGCGTTCGCCGATGCCGTGGGAGCGCGCGTGGGCGAGACCGTGCGCCTTCGCACCGGCGGGGGCGGCACCGGCACCTACCGCGTGGCGGGAGTCTTCCGCGATCGCATCCTGTTCGAGGACGGCGTGATCGTCTCGCAGGCCGGGTTCCGCCGCGCGTTCACCGCACGCGATCCCATCTTCGTGCTGGCCACGGTCGAACCCGGGAAGGACCCGGTGGCGGTGAAGGATGCCGTTGCGAAGTCGCTCACGCCCTTCCCCGTGGCGGAGGTGCGCACCAACGCCGAGTACCGCGACGAGATCAGCAGCCGCGTCGACTCCATCCTCTACCTGCTCTACGTGCTGCTGGCCATGAGCGTGGTCATCTCGCTCTTTGGCATCGTCAACACCCTGGTGCTGTCGATCACCGAGCGCACCCGCGAGATCGGCATGCTGCGCGCCATCGGGCTCACCCGATCGCAGCTGCGGCGCATGGTGCGCTACGAGAGTGTGATCACCTCCGGCATCGGTGGGGTGATCGGCATCATCCTCGGCGTGGTGCTGGCATGGGTGTTCTCGCTGGGCCTCCAGGAGGAGGGCATCGTGTTCCAGATCCCCTGGCTGCAGTTGGTGGTGTTCCTCATCGTGGCGATCCTCGCGGGGGTGCTGGCCGCCGTGCTGCCCGCCCGCCGCGCGGCCAGGCTCGACCCCCTTGACGCCCTGCACTACGAGTGA